The genome window acgtACGTCACTGAGCCTGCAATCCCAACTTGTCCACAAAGCATGCAACTCTTCCCAATAACTACATTATGACCGATCTGCAAACCCAAGCAAACAGATAACCATATATTCCAGGAAATTCTGCCAACAATGCAAAAGGCAAAAGCCAACCTGAACTAAATTATCTATCTTGGAATGATCCCCTACAACCGTTTCTCTCCAACTGCATAAACCAAAATATGTTTTAATTAGTAGTCAAACTTCAACAGTCTTAGAGTACTAACTGATTCAGAAACTATAATCATGCATGAAACATCAGTGTAAAAGATATAAAAGGCTATATGTCTCACCTGCCCCTGTCAATGCATGTATTTGCACCAATCTCCACATAGTTCCCTACCCTAGCATTCAGCATCTTGAGTATGGaatgaagaacaagaaagacATACAATAAGATGCTTGCATTCTACAGTTGCATGCATATGCATAGATAACCTGTATGGTCATATAAGTCAAACATATGAAGACTCTCATACCCACATAATGCAATGCGACGACCCagcataaaaataattatgttgattttcaaacACTAAAGTTCCATAATTTCATTCAGAAATTCAAATTACATGAGAAATAtgctcaaaagaaaaatgaaagagaaagaaaactaaaatagGCTTCAATTGaagtacaaaataaaaaaaaaataaaaaaaaaataaaaaaaaaatcactaaCTTGAGGCTTCTTTAACATATTCCCATGCTCATCCACCGTAAATCCAAATCCTGTAGATAAACAACATCGCCTGAATATCAGATGCCAATATCAATCGGCTCACATAAAACAGTATTCATATTAACTCATGATTCATATCAATATTCCCAATATGCTGTTGGGCACACTTATAATTCAGAATAATTCATCAAGATCAGATTCCAACCGAACAGATTTATATTCCTTTAGCTTTCATTAGCTGCATCAAATGAATCAAAGCCTATATAAAGTGGCCTTACCATCTTGACCGATGCATACGCCATTGTGGATTATACACGAATCTCCTATACTGCAATTACTGAGTGCAACATTGTAGCTGCAGAGATCAGAAACGTGGTAACTCCATTAAcatcaaataaatttcaaattggcAACTCTAAGTGTATACTTTAACAAGACAATGTCAAGTAAAAGATTTGATCACTACCCTATTTTTGTTGATTGCCCAATTGTAACAGAAGGTCCAACGACAGCTCCAGAACCAATATGAGAGTGCTCGCCCACCACAGATTTTGAATGAACAACAGCACCAAACTCAATGAAAACTGTTGGGTCAATGCAGGCAGACTTGTGGAACGACCCACCGCCATTATGCCACTTTCGGAATTCTGGATGATCAGCGCCAAAGCCGTCCTCTAATCTTGAAATGCAGAGCATGTGCGAAAATGGCAGT of Prunus dulcis chromosome 4, ALMONDv2, whole genome shotgun sequence contains these proteins:
- the LOC117626102 gene encoding probable UDP-3-O-acylglucosamine N-acyltransferase 2, mitochondrial isoform X2, whose product is MALALRRFAASFGYPPHFQCVRALSPLRFANSCSSFVSCDSSEDGFGADHPEFRKWHNGGGSFHKSACIDPTVFIEFGAVVHSKSVVGEHSHIGSGAVVGPSVTIGQSTKIGYNVALSNCSIGDSCIIHNGVCIGQDGFGFTVDEHGNMLKKPQMLNARVGNYVEIGANTCIDRGSWRETVVGDHSKIDNLVQIGHNVVIGKSCMLCGQVGIAGSVTYDLPLLAVSRKILQNLEIMAASQLFRSMSGEDKLQTTVEHQKS
- the LOC117626102 gene encoding probable UDP-3-O-acylglucosamine N-acyltransferase 2, mitochondrial isoform X1 codes for the protein MALALRRFAASFGYPPHFQCVRALSPLRFANSCSSFVSCDSSEDGFGADHPEFRKWHNGGGSFHKSACIDPTVFIEFGAVVHSKSVVGEHSHIGSGAVVGPSVTIGQSTKIGYNVALSNCSIGDSCIIHNGVCIGQDGFGFTVDEHGNMLKKPQMLNARVGNYVEIGANTCIDRGSWRETVVGDHSKIDNLVQIGHNVVIGKSCMLCGQVGIAGSVTIGDYVTMGGRVAVRDHVSIVSKVRLAATSCVTKDITEPGDYGGFPAVPVHEWRRQVANYCRTSKKLNR